From Garra rufa chromosome 19, GarRuf1.0, whole genome shotgun sequence, the proteins below share one genomic window:
- the med15 gene encoding mediator of RNA polymerase II transcription subunit 15 isoform X1, translating to MEVTGPDSDWRSPAFRQKVVAQIDEAMRKAGTAHTKSSTDMESHVFIKAKTREEYLSLVARLIIHFRDIHKKSQGGPDPMNALQNLPGVGGGGPGVIGIGPRPPGAQMGAMGSMGQMQMGQHAMQGVAGGQQAAGAPGQMPMMQQQQQQQQSIQFQQFQSQQQAPMQPQQPATMQQNAMQFQQIRQHHQNQQMQHQNQQQQQAQTQQQQQNQLHQTRLQQQQLAQMQQLQQQHHQQQQQQQQQLHQQQVHAQAQAQAQAQAQAQAQAQAQAQAQAQAQAQAQAQAQAQAQAQAQAQAQAQMQQQQQLQAQGQAQVQAQGVAGQMPPHSQQQQVMVPQSLAQMAPGQHQPQLSSLTQQQQQHLKLQQAMQQARVLQQQQQQQQQQQQQQQQQQQQQQQQQQQQQQVQQVQQANQLAAVSGQMMPRPGMQMPPRLPRATPNSAIPQNPVAIGGQQMPQGQQMMSSPSPVQVQTPQPMPPPPQPQPSPQPPSSQPNSVSSGPTPSPGGFQPSPSPQPSQSPASSRTPQSYSLQVPSPGPLNTPVNPGSLMSPAGASQSEDQLYMDKLKQLSKYIEPLRRMINKIDKNEDRKKDLSKMKSLLNILTDPNTRCPLKTLQKCEIALEKLKNDMAVPTPPPPPVPCTKKQYLCQPLLDAVLANIRSPVFNHSLYRTFAPAMTAIHGPPITGPSIPSRKRKLEDDERQTIPNILQGEVARLNSKFLVNLDPSFCSNNGTVHLICKLDDKNLPSVPPLQLSIPADYPDQSPHWEDDGQQYEANPFLQTVHKNMTSKLLQLPDKHSVTALLNTWAQSVRQACLSAA from the exons ATGGAGGTCACCGGTCCTGATAGTGATTGGAGAAGTCCAGCCTTTCGACAGAAAGTAGTGGCTCAAAT AGATGAAGCCATGAGAAAAGCAGGAACTGCTCACACAAAGTCCAGTACTGACATGGAAAGCCATGTTTTTATCAAGGCAAAGACCAGA gaggAGTATTTGTCTTTAGTTGCGAGACTGATAATTCACTTTAGAGACATTC ataaaaagtcacaaggTGGGCCTG ACCCCATGAATGCCCTGCAGAATTTACCAGGAGTGGGTGGAGGTGGTCCTGGAGTTATCGGCATTGGACCACGACCCCCTGGTGCACAAATGGGTGCTATGGGGTCAATGGGGCAAATGCAAATGGGTCAACATGCCATGCAGGGAGTAGCGGGAGGCCAGCAGGCTG CAGGTGCTCCTGGGCAGATGCCGAtgatgcagcagcagcagcaacagcagcagtcCATTCAGTTTCAACAGTTCCAGTCGCAGCAACAGGCACCCATGCAGCCTCAGCAGCCAGCAACTATGCAGCAGAATGCCATGCAGTTCCAACAGATAAGGCAGCATCATCAGAATCAACAAATGCAGCATCAAAATCAGCAACAGCAGCAGGCGCAGACTCAGCAGCAACAACAGAACCAG TTGCATCAAACAAGACTGCAGCAGCAGCAGTTAGCACAAATGCAGCAACTGCAACAACAACaccaccaacaacaacaacagcagcagcagcaactgCACCAACAACAGGTCCATGCTCAAGCTCAAGCGCAAGCTCAGGCCCAGGCTCAAGCACAGGCTCAAGCACAAGCTCAAGCGCAAGCTCAGGCACAAGCTCAAGCACAGGCTCAGGCGCAAGCCCAAGCTCAAGCCCAGGCTCAAGCCCAAGCTCAGGCCCAGGCCCAAatgcagcagcaacagcagctTCAAGCTCAAGGTCAAGCCCAGGTCCAGGCTCAAGGAGTGGCAGGTCAGATGCCCCCTCACTCACAGCAGCAGCAAGTCATGGTGCCCCAGTCATTAGCACAAATGGCTCCCGGACAGCATCAACCTCAGCTCAGCTCACTCACCCAACAACAGCAGCAACATCTGAAGCTCCAGCAGGCAATGCAG CAGGCGAGAGTattacagcagcagcagcaacaacaacaacaacagcagcaacagcaacagcagcagcagcaacaacaacagcagcagcagcagcagcagcagcaggttCAACAGGTCCAGCAGGCAAACCAGCTCGCTGCAGTCTCTGGCCAG ATGATGCCCCGTCCTGGGATGCAAATGCCACCCCGGTTGCCCCGCGCCACCCCGAACTCTGCCATTCCTCAAAACCCTGTTGCCATTGGAGGACAGCAAATGCCACAG GGTCAGCAGATGATGTCATCACCCTCCCCAGTTCAGGTGCAGACGCCCCAGCCGATGCCACCTCCTCCACAGCCCCAGCCGTCCCCCCAGCCTCCTTCATCTCAGCCCAACTCTGTGAG CTCTGGTCCGACTCCGTCACCAGGAGGTTTCCAACCCAGTCCCTCTCCTCAGCCGTCCCAGAGTCCTGCATCTTCACGCACCCCCCAGAGTTACTCCCTCCAGGTACCTTCACCTGGACCTCTCAATACACCAG tCAATCCAGGCTCTCTGATGAGCCCTGCAGGGGCCTCGCAATCTGAGGACCAGCTTTACATGGACAAACTGAAGCAGCTGTCGAAGTATATCGAGCCGCTGCGCAGGATGATAaacaaaatagacaaaaatgaAG ATAGGAAGAAGGATCTGAGCAAAATGAAAAGTTTGCTCAACATTTTGACTGACCCCAACACAAG ATGTCCACTTAAAACCCTACAGAAGTGTGAAATAGCATTGGAGAAACTGAAAAATGACATGGCAGTG CCGACTCCTCCCCCTCCTCCAGTGCCCTGTACTAAAAAGCAGTACCTGTGTCAGCCGCTGCTGGACGCTGTCTTGGCCAACATCCGCTCGCCAGTTTTTAACCATTCACTTTACCGCACATTTGCTCCTGCTATGACAGCAATTCATGGACCTCCAATCAC GGGCCCTTCAATTCCTTCCCGTAAACGGAAGCTGGAGGATGACGAGCGCCAGACCATCCCTAACATACTTCAAGGGGAGGTGGCTCGACTGAACTCCAAATTCCTGGTCAATCTGGACCCGTCTTTTTGCAGCAACAATGGAACAGTGCATCTCATATGTAAACTAG ATGACAAAAATCTTCCCAGTGTTCCCCCTCTTCAGCTGAGCATTCCAGCCGACTATCCCGATCAGAGCCCACACTGGGAAGATGATGGTCAGCAGTACG AGGCCAACCCCTTCTTGCAGACTGTGCATAAGAACATGACCTCTAAACTCCTTCAGCTTCCTGACAAGCACTCGGTGACGGCGCTGCTGAACACCTGGGCTCAAAGCGTGAGGCAGGCTTGCCTTTCAGCTGCTTAG
- the med15 gene encoding mediator of RNA polymerase II transcription subunit 15 isoform X4 encodes MEVTGPDSDWRSPAFRQKVVAQIDEAMRKAGTAHTKSSTDMESHVFIKAKTREEYLSLVARLIIHFRDIHKKSQGGPDPMNALQNLPGVGGGGPGVIGIGPRPPGAQMGAMGSMGQMQMGQHAMQGVAGGQQAAGAPGQMPMMQQQQQQQQSIQFQQFQSQQQAPMQPQQPATMQQNAMQFQQIRQHHQNQQMQHQNQQQQQAQTQQQQQNQLHQTRLQQQQLAQMQQLQQQHHQQQQQQQQQLHQQQVHAQAQAQAQAQAQAQAQAQAQAQAQAQAQAQAQAQAQAQAQAQAQAQAQAQMQQQQQLQAQGQAQVQAQGVAGQMPPHSQQQQVMVPQSLAQMAPGQHQPQLSSLTQQQQQHLKLQQAMQQARVLQQQQQQQQQQQQQQQQQQQQQQQQQQQQQQVQQVQQANQLAAVSGQGQQMMSSPSPVQVQTPQPMPPPPQPQPSPQPPSSQPNSVSSGPTPSPGGFQPSPSPQPSQSPASSRTPQSYSLQVPSPGPLNTPVNPGSLMSPAGASQSEDQLYMDKLKQLSKYIEPLRRMINKIDKNEDRKKDLSKMKSLLNILTDPNTRCPLKTLQKCEIALEKLKNDMAVPTPPPPPVPCTKKQYLCQPLLDAVLANIRSPVFNHSLYRTFAPAMTAIHGPPITGPSIPSRKRKLEDDERQTIPNILQGEVARLNSKFLVNLDPSFCSNNGTVHLICKLDDKNLPSVPPLQLSIPADYPDQSPHWEDDGQQYEANPFLQTVHKNMTSKLLQLPDKHSVTALLNTWAQSVRQACLSAA; translated from the exons ATGGAGGTCACCGGTCCTGATAGTGATTGGAGAAGTCCAGCCTTTCGACAGAAAGTAGTGGCTCAAAT AGATGAAGCCATGAGAAAAGCAGGAACTGCTCACACAAAGTCCAGTACTGACATGGAAAGCCATGTTTTTATCAAGGCAAAGACCAGA gaggAGTATTTGTCTTTAGTTGCGAGACTGATAATTCACTTTAGAGACATTC ataaaaagtcacaaggTGGGCCTG ACCCCATGAATGCCCTGCAGAATTTACCAGGAGTGGGTGGAGGTGGTCCTGGAGTTATCGGCATTGGACCACGACCCCCTGGTGCACAAATGGGTGCTATGGGGTCAATGGGGCAAATGCAAATGGGTCAACATGCCATGCAGGGAGTAGCGGGAGGCCAGCAGGCTG CAGGTGCTCCTGGGCAGATGCCGAtgatgcagcagcagcagcaacagcagcagtcCATTCAGTTTCAACAGTTCCAGTCGCAGCAACAGGCACCCATGCAGCCTCAGCAGCCAGCAACTATGCAGCAGAATGCCATGCAGTTCCAACAGATAAGGCAGCATCATCAGAATCAACAAATGCAGCATCAAAATCAGCAACAGCAGCAGGCGCAGACTCAGCAGCAACAACAGAACCAG TTGCATCAAACAAGACTGCAGCAGCAGCAGTTAGCACAAATGCAGCAACTGCAACAACAACaccaccaacaacaacaacagcagcagcagcaactgCACCAACAACAGGTCCATGCTCAAGCTCAAGCGCAAGCTCAGGCCCAGGCTCAAGCACAGGCTCAAGCACAAGCTCAAGCGCAAGCTCAGGCACAAGCTCAAGCACAGGCTCAGGCGCAAGCCCAAGCTCAAGCCCAGGCTCAAGCCCAAGCTCAGGCCCAGGCCCAAatgcagcagcaacagcagctTCAAGCTCAAGGTCAAGCCCAGGTCCAGGCTCAAGGAGTGGCAGGTCAGATGCCCCCTCACTCACAGCAGCAGCAAGTCATGGTGCCCCAGTCATTAGCACAAATGGCTCCCGGACAGCATCAACCTCAGCTCAGCTCACTCACCCAACAACAGCAGCAACATCTGAAGCTCCAGCAGGCAATGCAG CAGGCGAGAGTattacagcagcagcagcaacaacaacaacaacagcagcaacagcaacagcagcagcagcaacaacaacagcagcagcagcagcagcagcagcaggttCAACAGGTCCAGCAGGCAAACCAGCTCGCTGCAGTCTCTGGCCAG GGTCAGCAGATGATGTCATCACCCTCCCCAGTTCAGGTGCAGACGCCCCAGCCGATGCCACCTCCTCCACAGCCCCAGCCGTCCCCCCAGCCTCCTTCATCTCAGCCCAACTCTGTGAG CTCTGGTCCGACTCCGTCACCAGGAGGTTTCCAACCCAGTCCCTCTCCTCAGCCGTCCCAGAGTCCTGCATCTTCACGCACCCCCCAGAGTTACTCCCTCCAGGTACCTTCACCTGGACCTCTCAATACACCAG tCAATCCAGGCTCTCTGATGAGCCCTGCAGGGGCCTCGCAATCTGAGGACCAGCTTTACATGGACAAACTGAAGCAGCTGTCGAAGTATATCGAGCCGCTGCGCAGGATGATAaacaaaatagacaaaaatgaAG ATAGGAAGAAGGATCTGAGCAAAATGAAAAGTTTGCTCAACATTTTGACTGACCCCAACACAAG ATGTCCACTTAAAACCCTACAGAAGTGTGAAATAGCATTGGAGAAACTGAAAAATGACATGGCAGTG CCGACTCCTCCCCCTCCTCCAGTGCCCTGTACTAAAAAGCAGTACCTGTGTCAGCCGCTGCTGGACGCTGTCTTGGCCAACATCCGCTCGCCAGTTTTTAACCATTCACTTTACCGCACATTTGCTCCTGCTATGACAGCAATTCATGGACCTCCAATCAC GGGCCCTTCAATTCCTTCCCGTAAACGGAAGCTGGAGGATGACGAGCGCCAGACCATCCCTAACATACTTCAAGGGGAGGTGGCTCGACTGAACTCCAAATTCCTGGTCAATCTGGACCCGTCTTTTTGCAGCAACAATGGAACAGTGCATCTCATATGTAAACTAG ATGACAAAAATCTTCCCAGTGTTCCCCCTCTTCAGCTGAGCATTCCAGCCGACTATCCCGATCAGAGCCCACACTGGGAAGATGATGGTCAGCAGTACG AGGCCAACCCCTTCTTGCAGACTGTGCATAAGAACATGACCTCTAAACTCCTTCAGCTTCCTGACAAGCACTCGGTGACGGCGCTGCTGAACACCTGGGCTCAAAGCGTGAGGCAGGCTTGCCTTTCAGCTGCTTAG
- the med15 gene encoding mediator of RNA polymerase II transcription subunit 15 isoform X2, with the protein MEVTGPDSDWRSPAFRQKVVAQIDEAMRKAGTAHTKSSTDMESHVFIKAKTREEYLSLVARLIIHFRDIHKKSQGGPDPMNALQNLPGVGGGGPGVIGIGPRPPGAQMGAMGSMGQMQMGQHAMQGVAGGQQAAGAPGQMPMMQQQQQQQQSIQFQQFQSQQQAPMQPQQPATMQQNAMQFQQIRQHHQNQQMQHQNQQQQQAQTQQQQQNQLHQTRLQQQQLAQMQQLQQQHHQQQQQQQQQLHQQQVHAQAQAQAQAQAQAQAQAQAQAQAQAQAQAQAQAQAQAQAQAQAQAQAQAQMQQQQQLQAQGQAQVQAQGVAGQMPPHSQQQQVMVPQSLAQMAPGQHQPQLSSLTQQQQQHLKLQQAMQARVLQQQQQQQQQQQQQQQQQQQQQQQQQQQQQQVQQVQQANQLAAVSGQMMPRPGMQMPPRLPRATPNSAIPQNPVAIGGQQMPQGQQMMSSPSPVQVQTPQPMPPPPQPQPSPQPPSSQPNSVSSGPTPSPGGFQPSPSPQPSQSPASSRTPQSYSLQVPSPGPLNTPVNPGSLMSPAGASQSEDQLYMDKLKQLSKYIEPLRRMINKIDKNEDRKKDLSKMKSLLNILTDPNTRCPLKTLQKCEIALEKLKNDMAVPTPPPPPVPCTKKQYLCQPLLDAVLANIRSPVFNHSLYRTFAPAMTAIHGPPITGPSIPSRKRKLEDDERQTIPNILQGEVARLNSKFLVNLDPSFCSNNGTVHLICKLDDKNLPSVPPLQLSIPADYPDQSPHWEDDGQQYEANPFLQTVHKNMTSKLLQLPDKHSVTALLNTWAQSVRQACLSAA; encoded by the exons ATGGAGGTCACCGGTCCTGATAGTGATTGGAGAAGTCCAGCCTTTCGACAGAAAGTAGTGGCTCAAAT AGATGAAGCCATGAGAAAAGCAGGAACTGCTCACACAAAGTCCAGTACTGACATGGAAAGCCATGTTTTTATCAAGGCAAAGACCAGA gaggAGTATTTGTCTTTAGTTGCGAGACTGATAATTCACTTTAGAGACATTC ataaaaagtcacaaggTGGGCCTG ACCCCATGAATGCCCTGCAGAATTTACCAGGAGTGGGTGGAGGTGGTCCTGGAGTTATCGGCATTGGACCACGACCCCCTGGTGCACAAATGGGTGCTATGGGGTCAATGGGGCAAATGCAAATGGGTCAACATGCCATGCAGGGAGTAGCGGGAGGCCAGCAGGCTG CAGGTGCTCCTGGGCAGATGCCGAtgatgcagcagcagcagcaacagcagcagtcCATTCAGTTTCAACAGTTCCAGTCGCAGCAACAGGCACCCATGCAGCCTCAGCAGCCAGCAACTATGCAGCAGAATGCCATGCAGTTCCAACAGATAAGGCAGCATCATCAGAATCAACAAATGCAGCATCAAAATCAGCAACAGCAGCAGGCGCAGACTCAGCAGCAACAACAGAACCAG TTGCATCAAACAAGACTGCAGCAGCAGCAGTTAGCACAAATGCAGCAACTGCAACAACAACaccaccaacaacaacaacagcagcagcagcaactgCACCAACAACAGGTCCATGCTCAAGCTCAAGCGCAAGCTCAGGCCCAGGCTCAAGCACAGGCTCAAGCACAAGCTCAAGCGCAAGCTCAGGCACAAGCTCAAGCACAGGCTCAGGCGCAAGCCCAAGCTCAAGCCCAGGCTCAAGCCCAAGCTCAGGCCCAGGCCCAAatgcagcagcaacagcagctTCAAGCTCAAGGTCAAGCCCAGGTCCAGGCTCAAGGAGTGGCAGGTCAGATGCCCCCTCACTCACAGCAGCAGCAAGTCATGGTGCCCCAGTCATTAGCACAAATGGCTCCCGGACAGCATCAACCTCAGCTCAGCTCACTCACCCAACAACAGCAGCAACATCTGAAGCTCCAGCAGGCAATGCAG GCGAGAGTattacagcagcagcagcaacaacaacaacaacagcagcaacagcaacagcagcagcagcaacaacaacagcagcagcagcagcagcagcagcaggttCAACAGGTCCAGCAGGCAAACCAGCTCGCTGCAGTCTCTGGCCAG ATGATGCCCCGTCCTGGGATGCAAATGCCACCCCGGTTGCCCCGCGCCACCCCGAACTCTGCCATTCCTCAAAACCCTGTTGCCATTGGAGGACAGCAAATGCCACAG GGTCAGCAGATGATGTCATCACCCTCCCCAGTTCAGGTGCAGACGCCCCAGCCGATGCCACCTCCTCCACAGCCCCAGCCGTCCCCCCAGCCTCCTTCATCTCAGCCCAACTCTGTGAG CTCTGGTCCGACTCCGTCACCAGGAGGTTTCCAACCCAGTCCCTCTCCTCAGCCGTCCCAGAGTCCTGCATCTTCACGCACCCCCCAGAGTTACTCCCTCCAGGTACCTTCACCTGGACCTCTCAATACACCAG tCAATCCAGGCTCTCTGATGAGCCCTGCAGGGGCCTCGCAATCTGAGGACCAGCTTTACATGGACAAACTGAAGCAGCTGTCGAAGTATATCGAGCCGCTGCGCAGGATGATAaacaaaatagacaaaaatgaAG ATAGGAAGAAGGATCTGAGCAAAATGAAAAGTTTGCTCAACATTTTGACTGACCCCAACACAAG ATGTCCACTTAAAACCCTACAGAAGTGTGAAATAGCATTGGAGAAACTGAAAAATGACATGGCAGTG CCGACTCCTCCCCCTCCTCCAGTGCCCTGTACTAAAAAGCAGTACCTGTGTCAGCCGCTGCTGGACGCTGTCTTGGCCAACATCCGCTCGCCAGTTTTTAACCATTCACTTTACCGCACATTTGCTCCTGCTATGACAGCAATTCATGGACCTCCAATCAC GGGCCCTTCAATTCCTTCCCGTAAACGGAAGCTGGAGGATGACGAGCGCCAGACCATCCCTAACATACTTCAAGGGGAGGTGGCTCGACTGAACTCCAAATTCCTGGTCAATCTGGACCCGTCTTTTTGCAGCAACAATGGAACAGTGCATCTCATATGTAAACTAG ATGACAAAAATCTTCCCAGTGTTCCCCCTCTTCAGCTGAGCATTCCAGCCGACTATCCCGATCAGAGCCCACACTGGGAAGATGATGGTCAGCAGTACG AGGCCAACCCCTTCTTGCAGACTGTGCATAAGAACATGACCTCTAAACTCCTTCAGCTTCCTGACAAGCACTCGGTGACGGCGCTGCTGAACACCTGGGCTCAAAGCGTGAGGCAGGCTTGCCTTTCAGCTGCTTAG
- the med15 gene encoding mediator of RNA polymerase II transcription subunit 15 isoform X3, protein MEVTGPDSDWRSPAFRQKVVAQIDEAMRKAGTAHTKSSTDMESHVFIKAKTREEYLSLVARLIIHFRDIHKKSQGGPDPMNALQNLPGVGGGGPGVIGIGPRPPGAQMGAMGSMGQMQMGQHAMQGVAGGQQAGAPGQMPMMQQQQQQQQSIQFQQFQSQQQAPMQPQQPATMQQNAMQFQQIRQHHQNQQMQHQNQQQQQAQTQQQQQNQLHQTRLQQQQLAQMQQLQQQHHQQQQQQQQQLHQQQVHAQAQAQAQAQAQAQAQAQAQAQAQAQAQAQAQAQAQAQAQAQAQAQAQAQMQQQQQLQAQGQAQVQAQGVAGQMPPHSQQQQVMVPQSLAQMAPGQHQPQLSSLTQQQQQHLKLQQAMQQARVLQQQQQQQQQQQQQQQQQQQQQQQQQQQQQQVQQVQQANQLAAVSGQMMPRPGMQMPPRLPRATPNSAIPQNPVAIGGQQMPQGQQMMSSPSPVQVQTPQPMPPPPQPQPSPQPPSSQPNSVSSGPTPSPGGFQPSPSPQPSQSPASSRTPQSYSLQVPSPGPLNTPVNPGSLMSPAGASQSEDQLYMDKLKQLSKYIEPLRRMINKIDKNEDRKKDLSKMKSLLNILTDPNTRCPLKTLQKCEIALEKLKNDMAVPTPPPPPVPCTKKQYLCQPLLDAVLANIRSPVFNHSLYRTFAPAMTAIHGPPITGPSIPSRKRKLEDDERQTIPNILQGEVARLNSKFLVNLDPSFCSNNGTVHLICKLDDKNLPSVPPLQLSIPADYPDQSPHWEDDGQQYEANPFLQTVHKNMTSKLLQLPDKHSVTALLNTWAQSVRQACLSAA, encoded by the exons ATGGAGGTCACCGGTCCTGATAGTGATTGGAGAAGTCCAGCCTTTCGACAGAAAGTAGTGGCTCAAAT AGATGAAGCCATGAGAAAAGCAGGAACTGCTCACACAAAGTCCAGTACTGACATGGAAAGCCATGTTTTTATCAAGGCAAAGACCAGA gaggAGTATTTGTCTTTAGTTGCGAGACTGATAATTCACTTTAGAGACATTC ataaaaagtcacaaggTGGGCCTG ACCCCATGAATGCCCTGCAGAATTTACCAGGAGTGGGTGGAGGTGGTCCTGGAGTTATCGGCATTGGACCACGACCCCCTGGTGCACAAATGGGTGCTATGGGGTCAATGGGGCAAATGCAAATGGGTCAACATGCCATGCAGGGAGTAGCGGGAGGCCAGCAGGCTG GTGCTCCTGGGCAGATGCCGAtgatgcagcagcagcagcaacagcagcagtcCATTCAGTTTCAACAGTTCCAGTCGCAGCAACAGGCACCCATGCAGCCTCAGCAGCCAGCAACTATGCAGCAGAATGCCATGCAGTTCCAACAGATAAGGCAGCATCATCAGAATCAACAAATGCAGCATCAAAATCAGCAACAGCAGCAGGCGCAGACTCAGCAGCAACAACAGAACCAG TTGCATCAAACAAGACTGCAGCAGCAGCAGTTAGCACAAATGCAGCAACTGCAACAACAACaccaccaacaacaacaacagcagcagcagcaactgCACCAACAACAGGTCCATGCTCAAGCTCAAGCGCAAGCTCAGGCCCAGGCTCAAGCACAGGCTCAAGCACAAGCTCAAGCGCAAGCTCAGGCACAAGCTCAAGCACAGGCTCAGGCGCAAGCCCAAGCTCAAGCCCAGGCTCAAGCCCAAGCTCAGGCCCAGGCCCAAatgcagcagcaacagcagctTCAAGCTCAAGGTCAAGCCCAGGTCCAGGCTCAAGGAGTGGCAGGTCAGATGCCCCCTCACTCACAGCAGCAGCAAGTCATGGTGCCCCAGTCATTAGCACAAATGGCTCCCGGACAGCATCAACCTCAGCTCAGCTCACTCACCCAACAACAGCAGCAACATCTGAAGCTCCAGCAGGCAATGCAG CAGGCGAGAGTattacagcagcagcagcaacaacaacaacaacagcagcaacagcaacagcagcagcagcaacaacaacagcagcagcagcagcagcagcagcaggttCAACAGGTCCAGCAGGCAAACCAGCTCGCTGCAGTCTCTGGCCAG ATGATGCCCCGTCCTGGGATGCAAATGCCACCCCGGTTGCCCCGCGCCACCCCGAACTCTGCCATTCCTCAAAACCCTGTTGCCATTGGAGGACAGCAAATGCCACAG GGTCAGCAGATGATGTCATCACCCTCCCCAGTTCAGGTGCAGACGCCCCAGCCGATGCCACCTCCTCCACAGCCCCAGCCGTCCCCCCAGCCTCCTTCATCTCAGCCCAACTCTGTGAG CTCTGGTCCGACTCCGTCACCAGGAGGTTTCCAACCCAGTCCCTCTCCTCAGCCGTCCCAGAGTCCTGCATCTTCACGCACCCCCCAGAGTTACTCCCTCCAGGTACCTTCACCTGGACCTCTCAATACACCAG tCAATCCAGGCTCTCTGATGAGCCCTGCAGGGGCCTCGCAATCTGAGGACCAGCTTTACATGGACAAACTGAAGCAGCTGTCGAAGTATATCGAGCCGCTGCGCAGGATGATAaacaaaatagacaaaaatgaAG ATAGGAAGAAGGATCTGAGCAAAATGAAAAGTTTGCTCAACATTTTGACTGACCCCAACACAAG ATGTCCACTTAAAACCCTACAGAAGTGTGAAATAGCATTGGAGAAACTGAAAAATGACATGGCAGTG CCGACTCCTCCCCCTCCTCCAGTGCCCTGTACTAAAAAGCAGTACCTGTGTCAGCCGCTGCTGGACGCTGTCTTGGCCAACATCCGCTCGCCAGTTTTTAACCATTCACTTTACCGCACATTTGCTCCTGCTATGACAGCAATTCATGGACCTCCAATCAC GGGCCCTTCAATTCCTTCCCGTAAACGGAAGCTGGAGGATGACGAGCGCCAGACCATCCCTAACATACTTCAAGGGGAGGTGGCTCGACTGAACTCCAAATTCCTGGTCAATCTGGACCCGTCTTTTTGCAGCAACAATGGAACAGTGCATCTCATATGTAAACTAG ATGACAAAAATCTTCCCAGTGTTCCCCCTCTTCAGCTGAGCATTCCAGCCGACTATCCCGATCAGAGCCCACACTGGGAAGATGATGGTCAGCAGTACG AGGCCAACCCCTTCTTGCAGACTGTGCATAAGAACATGACCTCTAAACTCCTTCAGCTTCCTGACAAGCACTCGGTGACGGCGCTGCTGAACACCTGGGCTCAAAGCGTGAGGCAGGCTTGCCTTTCAGCTGCTTAG
- the ccdc74b gene encoding coiled-coil domain-containing protein 74B: MDVRVASLRRNIDFLQKQHKETLEKLHSEIDSLKRENKELQYKLIMELPKSSSKGSSRRICKKHHTERNKFQRDGRNYLEQTLEETCSPQATEKRESRSNSLTADRTEGPSEAKPRFITSLQPLMIQCSPFQAPRPPTLHECEVIIRQLYSANSLQSQEILRVKAVLKDIVLNKKITAENYILTKAYLADGKRADNSDTFPQLSLQTLPKGLPVSQASKAEKVILPALKQTLNNIADRHRRTQAMQRRRLQRTIR, encoded by the exons ATGGATGTGCGCGTTGCTTCACTGCGGAGGAATATTGACTTCTTACAAAAGCAGCATAAAGAAACTCTGGAGAAATTACACAGTGAAATAGATAGTTTGAAACGGGAAAATAAAG AGTTGCAGTATAAGCTGATAATGGAGCTTCCAAAGTCAAGCAGTAAAG GATCCAGCCGTAGAATCTGTAAGAAGCACCATACAGAAAGAAACAAGTTCCAGAGAGATGGAAGGAACTATCTGGAACAGACTTTGGAGGAAACCTGCTCACCACAAGCCACAGAGAAAAG AGAAAGCAGATCAAATTCCCTCACGGCCGACAGAACAGAAGGTCCTTCAGAAGCCAAACCACGGTTCATCACTTCCCTACAGCCTCTGATGATCCAATGTAGTCCATTTCAGGCTCCTCGACCTCCAACTCTACACGAATGTGAGGTCATCATACGCCAGCTATACAGCGCTAACAGCCTGCAGTCCCAGGAG ATCCTACGTGTGAAAGCTGTTCTCAAAGACATTGTATTAAACAAGAAAATAACTGCAGAGAATTACATTTTGACCAAGGCATATCTTGCTGATGGTAAAAG AGCTGACAATTCAGACACATTTCCTCAGCTTTCTCTCCAAACACTGCCTAAAGGACT ACCTGTGTCTCAGGCTAGTAAAGCAGAGAAAGTGATCCTCCCCGCCCTCAAACAGACCCTCAATAACATCGCAGACAGACACCGGAGGACTCAGGCTATGCAGAGACGTCGTCTACAGAGGACTATACGCTGA